In Naumovozyma castellii chromosome 1, complete genome, one DNA window encodes the following:
- the NCAS0A05910 gene encoding uncharacterized protein (ancestral locus Anc_8.483), with product MGYAFAGYPTRINKRRKLKSHDELPIYYANHISFERKKQRSKQIEVEITTLNATNEDRKQLSQEPLTIQSLPPEILRNIFVLSGDYETMPLLNKYFCSILKFDAYLLKRMFFHTYIFNPFDYEIHESMRNLFLEKSLILPELFENETFTKYFANNYQEFTNNKFVLMKSQLCHDIERGTFSCPFTEEELSELSSAINSKAVDIPWFFYERVSIFFENHCFIEFFSQLATLEDVDRMLANIFDHFFLGHDTYTSETFFGTFDIVMKFAEQKSLTSPFVLARLLNSLYLEGDDPIERIMKPYETDVSTVRLTFFQKVLNDYYTEEDASQSVVDPTFVSLLKKTGDMRLIEFVTSINGSVLSQLSW from the coding sequence ATGGGATACGCATTTGCAGGTTATCCCACTAGGATTAACAAGAGGAGAAAACTGAAAAGCCACGATGAGCTGCCGATTTATTACGCAAATCATATTTCATTCGAAAGAAAAAAGCAACGATCTAAACAAATTGAGGTGGAAATAACGACATTAAATGCAACCAATGAAGATCGGAAACAACTGAGTCAAGAACCATTAACCATTCAGTCATTACCACCAGAAATTCTTAGAAATATATTCGTTCTTTCAGGGGATTATGAGACAATGCCTCtcttaaataaatatttttgcTCGATACTTAAATTTGATGCGTATCTGTTGAAGAGAATGTTTTTCCATACTTATATTTTTAACCCTTTTGATTATGAGATTCATGAATCAATGCGAAACTTATTTTTGGAGAAATCATTGATTCTTCCTGAACTTTTTGAGAATGAAACATTCACGAAATATTTTGCCAATAATTATCAGGAATTtacaaacaacaaatttgttttaatgaaatcacAACTCTGTCATGATATTGAAAGGGGAACCTTTTCTTGTCCATtcacagaagaagaattatcaGAACTTTCATCTGCCATCAATTCGAAAGCGGTCGATATTCCATGGTTTTTCTATGAAAGAGTGAGCATTTTTTTTGAGAATCATTGTTTCATTGAGTTTTTCTCTCAGTTAGCAACCTTGGAGGATGTGGATAGAATGCTAGCAAACATCTTTGaccatttcttcttggGCCATGACACATATACTTCTGAGACATTTTTTGGAACATTTGACATCGTAATGAAATTTGCAGAACAAAAGTCGTTGACCTCACCTTTTGTACTGGCTCGTTTATTAAATTCCTTATATTTGGAGGGAGATGATCCAATTGAAAGGATAATGAAACCTTACGAAACAGATGTATCTACTGTGAGATTAACTTTCTTTCAAAAGGTTTTGAATGATTACTatactgaagaagatgcaAGCCAGTCTGTAGTAGACCCTACTTTTGTTAGTCTTCTGAAAAAAACTGGAGATATGCGACTAATTGAGTTTGTTACTTCGATAAATGGATCTGTATTATCCCAATTATCCTGGTAA
- the RIM8 gene encoding Rim8p (ancestral locus Anc_4.62): MAFLDILKKSSTDKKRIKSSSFAHSHSYGYSTVTQFFIKIDEPHRIWKPDEYISGETTLEIRKDVTNIAVELSLISEIKVKVKNTSPTTRTKRVERLIERSTFLYGNNDIDSNKIGSSPVNGLTKGQHKFPFRIKIPHGKKIFSSIKFEKGSIDYFLKCSFVTIGTKQNDKPIATCEQGFTVIVPLDVSKLPQPRTKRVVLQSYSMLSAVNSSTSNSANKHLSGEDVSSSFTKFTRQSATSRNSKISKSSSGSSSSTNNGTPVAQDKTVSVSVDLPQSGFVVGELIPIQISVKHYKEFHHPAGLIVTLVRICRVGNKDEAMETFRKDICQTILPLYIDPQMLESHSTAFLKVPLDTFSTFTSFNNFFSFQYYVEVMVNLSRKNIIYTESNRIIGGGDEGYSQNSDNLDVSNKVTTGMEDNLNNIHRKVLKLVSTSHVSTDQKETMESNIVYQDMVNVEKLKRLRNVTGMSIEIIVGTTRLEEVEAAKESDDVERTQQSQTNIPYNEMNYVKRTPSPPRVGQLPTPNMNEWLSSSIDYQQVPEYTPNENMTVSEDKQEFEKERLLAMESEPEEY; encoded by the coding sequence ATGGCTTTTCTAgatatattaaagaaatcatcTACGGATAAGAAGAGGATAAAATCTTCGTCGTTTGCGCATTCTCATTCTTATGGTTACAGTACTGTTACacaattcttcattaaaattgaCGAACCACATAGGATATGGAAACCAGACGAATATATTAGCGGGGAGACTACTCTGGAGATTAGAAAGGATGTAACAAACATTGCTGTAGAGTTATCTTTGATCTCTGAAATCAAAGTCAAAGTGAAAAATACTTCGCCTACAACTAGAACTAAAAGAGTAGAAAGACTAATTGAAAGATCGACTTTTCTTTACGGTAATAATGACATTGATAGTAACAAAATTGGTTCTTCACCTGTTAATGGACTAACAAAGGGACAACATAAATTTCCATTCAGGATAAAAATCCCTCATggcaagaaaatatttagctcaataaaatttgaaaagggCTCTATTGACTACTTTTTAAAATGTTCCTTCGTAACAATTGGtacaaaacaaaatgatAAACCAATTGCCACATGTGAACAAGGTTTTACAGTTATCGTACCGCTAGATGTTTCCAAACTACCGCAACCTAGGACTAAACGCGTGGTATTACAGTCATATTCAATGCTGTCAGCTGTCAATAGTTCTACTAGTAATAGTGCTAATAAGCATTTAAGTGGTGAAGATGTTTCTTCATCGTTCACCAAATTTACCAGACAATCTGCAACTTCAAGGAActccaaaatttcaaaaagttCCAGTGGATCGTCGAGTAGTACAAATAATGGCACTCCTGTAGCTCAGGATAAGACTGTCAGTGTATCGGTGGATTTGCCTCAATCTGGATTTGTAGTAGGGGAACTGATACCCATTCAAATATCAGTAAAACATTATAAAGAGTTTCATCATCCTGCCGGATTAATAGTAACATTGGTACGAATTTGTAGGGTTGgaaataaagatgaagcCATGGAGACTTTTAGAAAGGATATATGTCAAACCATACTGCCGTTGTATATAGACCCTCAAATGTTAGAATCACATTCAACGGCATTTCTAAAGGTCCCTTTGGATACTTTCTCTACTTTCACCTCATTTAACAACTTTTTTTCGTTTCAATACTATGTGGAAGTGATGGTCAATTTATCACGAAAAAACATAATTTACACGGAATCTAATAGAATCATTGGTGGAGGTGATGAAGGCTATTCTCAGAATAGTGATAATCTCGatgtttcaaataaagTAACCACTGGAATGGAAGACAATCTAAACAACATACATAGAAAAGTTCTGAAATTAGTCTCGACTTCGCACGTAAGTACAGATCAGAAGGAAACTATGGAATCGAATATCGTTTATCAGGATATGGTAAACGTTGAAAAGTTAAAAAGACTTCGAAATGTCACAGGCATGTCAATCGAAATAATCGTAGGAACTACAAGATTAGAAGAGGTAGAGGCTGCCAAGGAAAGTGATGACGTGGAGCGAACACAACAATCCCAAACTAATATACCttataatgaaatgaatTACGTGAAGAGAACACCCTCTCCTCCACGTGTTGGTCAATTACCTACACCCAATATGAACGAATGGCTCTCATCTTCAATCGACTACCAACAGGTTCCTGAATACACACCTAATGAAAACATGACAGTTTCAGAGGACAAACAAGAGTTTGAGAAGGAAAGATTACTTGCCATGGAAAGTGAACCTGAAGAATATTAA
- the NSR1 gene encoding Nsr1p (ancestral locus Anc_4.61), which translates to MGKSTVKKDSKKVQKQKKEEKAAAVSSSESSSDFESSSSSSSDSSSDSESSSSESEKEEPKKETKKESSSSDSSSSESSSDSESESESEKEEPKKEAKKESSSSDSSSESSSDSESSSSESEAEESNDKKRKASDDEEEEEKSSEESEESSSKKQKTEGEPATIFVGRLSWSIDDEWLKKEFEHIGGVVSARVIMERGTDRSRGYGYVDFEDKSYAEKAIKEMQGKEIDGREINVDMSTSKPAAGNNDRAKKFGDVPSEPSETLFLGNLSFNADRDAISELFSKYGEIISVRIPTHPETEQPKGFGYVQYTNVEDAKKALEGLQGEYIDNRPVRLDYSTPRPDNGGRGGFGGNRGGDRGGRGGRGGFNRGGFNRGGRGGNRGGFGGRPSGSGSNTAPLGRGRNTASFAGSKKTFD; encoded by the coding sequence ATGGGTAAATCAACTGTTAAGAAAGACTCCAAGAAGGTCCAAAAGcaaaagaaggaagaaaaggCCGCTgctgtttcttcttctgaatcttcttctgattTCGAATCCTCctcatcctcttcttcagaCTCTTCTTCTGATTCTGAATCCTCCTCTTCTGAATCCGAAAAGGAAGaaccaaagaaggaaacCAAGAAggaatcttcttcctctgaTTCATCCTCTTCTGAATCTTCCTCTGATTCTGAATCCGAATCCGAATCCGAAAAGGAAGaaccaaagaaggaagCTAAGAAGgaatcttcctcttccgACTCTTCTTCTGAATCCTCTTCTGATTCCgaatcttcctcttctgaATCTGAAGCTGAAGAATCTAACGATAAGAAGCGTAAGGCTTCCgatgacgaagaagaagaagaaaaatcttCTGAAGAATCCGAagaatcttcttccaaGAAGCAAAAGACCGAAGGTGAACCAGCTACTATTTTCGTTGGTAGATTATCTTGGtccattgatgatgaatggTTAAAGAAGGAATTCGAACATATTGGTGGTGTTGTCAGTGCCCGTGTTATTATGGAAAGAGGTACCGACAGATCTCGTGGTTACGGTTACGTTGACTTCGAAGACAAATCTTACGCTGAAAAGGCTATCAAAGAAATGCAAGGTAAGGAAATTGACGGTAGAGAAATTAACGTCGATATGTCTACCAGTAAGCCAGCTGCTGGTAACAACGACCGTGCCAAGAAATTTGGTGACGTTCCATCTGAACCATCCGAAACTTTATTCTTAGGTAACTTGTCATTCAATGCTGACAGAGATGCTATTTCTGAACTTTTCAGCAAATACGGTGAAATCATCTCCGTCCGTATTCCAACACATCCAGAAACTGAACAACCAAAGGGTTTCGGTTACGTTCAATATACTAATGTCGAAGATGCCAAGAAGGCTTTAGAAGGTCTACAAGGTGAATACATTGACAACAGACCAGTCAGATTAGATTACTCTACTCCAAGACCAGACAACGGTGGTCGTGGTGGTTTCGGTGGTAACCGTGGTGGTGACAGAGGCGGACGTGGTGGCCGTGGTGGCTTCAACAGAGGTGGTTTCAACAGAGGTGGCCGTGGTGGTAACCGTGGTGGCTTCGGTGGTAGACCATCTGGTTCCGGTTCCAACACTGCTCCATTAGGTAGAGGTAGAAACACCGCTTCCTTCGCTGGTTCCAAGAAGACCTTTGATTAA
- the ACO1 gene encoding aconitate hydratase ACO1 (ancestral locus Anc_4.51) has protein sequence MLSARTSILRNTFSKRGLATVSNLTRDSKVNQNLLEDHSFINYKQNVENMNIVKKRLNRPLTYAEKILYSHLDNPQEQDIQRGVSYLKLRPDRVACQDATAQMAILQFMSAGLPEVAKPVTVHCDHLIQAQVGGEKDLKRAVDLNKEVFDFLATATAKYNMGFWKPGSGIIHQIVLENYAFPGALMIGTDSHTPNAGGLGQLAIGVGGADAVDVMADLPWELKAPKILGVKLTGRMNGWTSPKDIILKLAGITTVKGGTGKIVEYFGEGVDTFSATGMGTICNMGAEIGATTSVFPYNQSMIDYLKATRRGKIADFAKLYQKDLLSADPNCGYDEVIELDLNTLEPYVNGPFTPDLATPISKMKDVAVANGWPLDVRVGLIGSCTNSSYEDMSRAASIIKDAASHGLKAKTIFTVTPGSEQIRATIERDGQLETFKEFGGIVLANACGPCIGQWDRQDIKKGEKNTIVSSYNRNFTSRNDGNPQTHAFVASPELVTAFAIAGDLRFNPITDKLKDKAGNEFMLKPPFGNGLPEDGYDPGNNTYSAPPKTRDSVAVSIAPNSDRLQKLTAFEAWDGKDPKNMPILIKSLGKTTTDHISMAGPWLKYRGHLENISNNYMIGAINAENNKANSVKNVYTGEYKGVPDTARDYRDQGIKWVVIGGENFGEGSSREHAALEPRFLGGCAIITKSFARIHETNLKKQGLLPLNFKNPADYDKINPDDKIDLLGLDKLAPGVDITMRVHPKNGKPWDAQLTHTYNSEQIDWFKEGSALNKIRKDRLGA, from the coding sequence ATGCTATCGGCACGTACTTCCATTTTAAGGAATACCTTCTCTAAGAGAGGGCTAGCCACGGTCTCCAACTTGACTAGAGACTCCAAAGTCAACCAAAACTTATTGGAAGATCAttctttcatcaattatAAGCAAAATGTCGAAAATATGAATATCGTCAAGAAGAGATTAAATAGACCCCTTACTTACGCTGAAAAGATCCTTTATTCTCATCTTGATAATCcacaagaacaagatatTCAAAGAGGTGTCtcttatttgaaattaagaCCTGATCGTGTCGCATGTCAAGATGCTACCGCACAAATGGCTATTTTACAATTTATGTCTGCTGGTCTTCCAGAAGTCGCTAAACCAGTAACCGTTCACTGTgatcatttaattcaagCTCAAGTTGGTGGTGAAAAGGATTTAAAGAGAGCTGTCGACCTAAATAAGGAAGTCTTTGATTTCTTAGCTACTGCTACAGCTAAATATAATATGGGTTTCTGGAAACCAGGGTCTGGTattattcatcaaattgtcttggaaaattatgCCTTCCCAGGTGCATTAATGATCGGTACTGATTCTCATACTCCAAATGCTGGTGGGTTAGGTCAATTGGCCATTGGTGTTGGTGGTGCTGATGCTGTTGATGTTATGGCTGATTTACCATGGGAATTAAAGGCTCCAAAGATTTTAGGTGTCAAGTTAACAGGTAGAATGAACGGATGGACTTCTCCAAAGGATATTATCTTAAAATTGGCTGGTATTACAACCGTTAAAGGTGGTACCGGTAAGATTGTTGAATATTTCGGTGAAGGTGTAGACACTTTCTCAGCTACTGGTATGGGTACTATTTGTAATATGGGTGCTGAAATTGGTGCTACTACTTCTGTTTTCCCATATAATCAATCTATgattgattatttgaaagctACTCGTCGTGGTAAGATTGCTGATTTTGCTAAATTATATCaaaaagatttattatctGCTGATCCAAACTGTGGATATGATGAAGTTATTGAATTAGATTTGAATACTTTGGAGCCATACGTTAATGGTCCATTTACTCCAGATTTGGCTACTCCAATCTCTAAGATGAAGGATGTTGCTGTGGCTAATGGATGGCCATTAGACGTTAGAGTAGGTTTAATTGGTTCTTGTACTAACTCTTCATATGAAGATATGTCTCGTGCTGCttccattattaaagatGCCGCTTCTCATGGTTTAAAGGCAAAGACTATCTTCACAGTTACTCCAGGTTCTGAACAAATTAGAGCTACCATTGAACGTGATGGTCAATTAGAaacttttaaagaatttggtGGTATCGTCTTAGCTAATGCCTGTGGTCCATGTATTGGTCAATGGGATCGTCAAGATATTAAGAAGggtgaaaaaaatacaattgtttcatcttATAACAGAAACTTCACTTCTAGAAATGATGGTAATCCACAAACTCATGCCTTTGTTGCATCTCCAGAATTAGTTACTGCCTTTGCCATTGCTGGTGATTTGAGATTTAATCCAATTACAgataaattaaaggatAAAGCTGGTAATGAATTCATGTTGAAACCACCATTTGGTAATGGTCTACCAGAAGATGGTTATGATCCAGGTAACAACACTTACTCTGCTCCTCCAAAGACTCGTGACTCTGTTGCTGTCAGTATTGCTCCAAACTCAGATCGTTTACAAAAACTAACGGCTTTTGAAGCTTGGGATGGTAAGGATCCAAAAAATATGCCAATCTTAATTAAATCTTTAGGTAAGACTACTACTGATCATATTTCAATGGCTGGTCCTTGGTTGAAATATAGAGgtcatttggaaaatatttcaaataactATATGATTGGTGCCATTAACGCTGAAAATAATAAGGCTAACAGTGTGAAAAACGTTTACACTGGTGAATATAAGGGTGTTCCAGACACTGCCAGAGATTACAGAGATCAAGGTATTAAGTGGGTTGTCATTGGTGGTGAAAATTTCGGTGAAGGTTCATCTCGTGAACATGCTGCTCTAGAACCAAGATTCCTAGGTGGTTGTGCTATTATTACTAAATCATTCGCACGTATTCATGAAACTAACTTGAAGAAACAAGGTTTATTACCATTGAACTTTAAGAATCCAGCTGATTATGACAAGATTAACCCAGATGATAAGATTGATTTGTTAGGTCTAGATAAATTAGCCCCAGGTGTTGATATTACTATGAGAGTTCATCCAAAGAATGGTAAACCATGGGATGCTCAATTAACTCATACTTACAACTCAGAACAAATTGATTGGTTCAAGGAAGGTTCTGCTTTGAATAAGATCAGAAAGGATAGATTAGGTGCATAA
- the RPT6 gene encoding proteasome regulatory particle base subunit RPT6 (ancestral locus Anc_4.57), which translates to MATTTAPATNPSLHTYESGIKPYFEQQIQETELKIRTKTENLRRLEAQRNALNDKVRFIKDELRLLQEPGSYVGEVLKVVSDKKVLVKVQPEGKYIVDIAKDINVKDLKTSQRVCLKSDSYMLHKILENKADPLVSLMMVEKVPDSTYDMVGGLTKQIKEIKEVIELPVKHPELFESLGIAQPKGVILYGPPGTGKTLLARAVAHHTDCKFIRVSGAELVQKYIGEGSRMVRELFVMAREHAPSIIFMDEIDSIGSSRVEGGSGGGDSEVQRTMLELLNQLDGFETSKDIKIIMATNRLDILDPALLRPGRIDRKIEFPPPTVAARTEILRIHSRKMNLTRGINLRKIAEKMNGCSGADVKGVCTEAGMYALRERRIHVTQEDFELAVGKVMNKNQETAISVAKLFK; encoded by the coding sequence ATGGCAACTACGACGGCACCAGCAACAAATCCATCATTGCATACCTATGAAAGTGGTATTAAACCATACTTCgaacaacaaattcaagagACTGAATTAAAGATTCGTACAAAGACTGAGAACTTACGTAGATTGGAAGCTCAGAGGAACGCTTTAAATGACAAAGTACGTTtcattaaagatgaattacGTCTTCTACAGGAACCAGGTTCATATGTTGGTGAAGTGCTTAAAGTGGTCTCCGATAAGAAAGTATTAGTAAAAGTCCAACCCGAGGGGAAATATATTGTTGACATTGCCAAGGATATCAACGTTAAAGATCTGAAGACTTCCCAAAGAGTCTGTTTAAAGAGTGATTCATATATGCTGCACAAAATCCTAGAAAATAAAGCAGATCCATTAGTCTCATTAATGATGGTCGAAAAAGTCCCTGACTCCACCTATGATATGGTTGGTGGGCTAACAAAgcaaattaaagaaattaaagaggTTATTGAATTACCTGTGAAGCATCCTGAgttatttgaaagtttaGGTATTGCTCAACCAAAGGGTGTTATCCTATATGGTCCACCAGGGACGGGTAAAACATTACTGGCTAGGGCTGTAGCACATCATACTGACTGTAAATTTATTAGAGTTAGTGGGGCAGAATTAgttcaaaaatatattggTGAAGGTTCTCGTATGGTTAGAGAACTTTTTGTCATGGCAAGAGAACACGCTCCTTCTATTATATTCATGGATGAAATCGATTCTATTGGTTCCTCACGTGTGGAAGGTGGATCTGGTGGCGGTGATTCAGAAGTTCAAAGAACCATGTTAGAActattaaatcaattagATGGGTTTGAAACATCGAAAGATATTAAGATTATTATGGCGACAAATAGATTGGACATTTTGGATCCAGCACTACTTAGACCAGGGAGAATAGATAGAAAGATTGAATTTCCTCCACCAACTGTGGCAGCAAGAACAGAAATTCTAAGAATCCATTCAAGAAAGATGAATTTAACAAGAGGTATTAACCTGAGAAAGATAGCTGAGAAGATGAATGGTTGCTCTGGTGCAGATGTGAAAGGTGTATGTACGGAGGCTGGTATGTATGCCCtaagagaaagaagaattcATGTCACTCAAGAAGATTTCGAATTGGCAGTGGGTAAAGTCATGAATAAGAACCAAGAAACAGCAATTTCTGTTGCCAAGTTATTCAAATAG